Proteins found in one Abyssibius alkaniclasticus genomic segment:
- a CDS encoding L-threonylcarbamoyladenylate synthase, with product MLKTELLRPDAGGIAAAAAHLQAAGTVAFPTETVYGLGADARSDAAVAGIFAAKDRPRFNPLIVHVADLDAMRVLVEIPPAATPFLPLLPGPLTLVLPRRAGAQISPLVTAGLESLAIRIPAHRLAQRLLTAFGGPLAAPSANPSGKVSATTAAHVMAGLNGRISAVVDGGACAVGLESTIIGFDEQGWLLLRPGGVPVEVLEAASGQPMRRPTGTKLAAPGQLASHYAPEALMRLNADAPEPDEAWLGFGPDPAAPSGVAINLSPKADLTEAAAALFAALRKVDTRAQAANLRRIAVAKIPQTGLGLAINDRLRRAAAPRDMPVTPRAS from the coding sequence ATGCTGAAAACCGAATTGCTCAGGCCCGATGCTGGTGGAATTGCGGCCGCGGCTGCGCATTTGCAGGCGGCTGGCACGGTCGCCTTTCCCACCGAAACGGTTTACGGGCTTGGGGCCGATGCGCGCAGCGATGCGGCGGTGGCGGGCATTTTCGCCGCCAAGGACCGCCCGCGCTTCAACCCGCTGATCGTGCATGTGGCCGACCTTGATGCGATGCGCGTGCTTGTTGAAATTCCGCCCGCCGCTACGCCCTTCCTGCCGCTTCTGCCCGGCCCGCTTACGCTGGTGCTGCCGCGCCGCGCGGGGGCGCAAATATCGCCACTTGTCACGGCGGGGCTGGAGAGTTTGGCCATCCGCATCCCCGCCCATCGGCTGGCGCAACGCCTGCTTACGGCATTCGGTGGCCCGCTGGCTGCGCCCAGCGCCAACCCTTCGGGCAAGGTTTCCGCCACAACGGCGGCGCATGTGATGGCGGGGTTGAACGGGCGGATCAGCGCGGTGGTCGATGGCGGCGCCTGTGCGGTGGGGCTTGAATCCACCATCATCGGGTTTGATGAACAGGGCTGGCTGTTGCTGCGCCCCGGCGGGGTGCCGGTTGAGGTGCTGGAGGCCGCAAGCGGCCAGCCCATGCGCCGCCCCACCGGCACAAAACTCGCCGCACCCGGCCAGTTGGCCAGCCATTATGCGCCCGAAGCCCTGATGCGGCTGAATGCCGACGCGCCAGAACCAGATGAAGCCTGGCTTGGCTTTGGGCCAGACCCCGCGGCGCCAAGCGGTGTGGCGATCAACCTTTCACCCAAAGCCGACCTGACCGAGGCCGCTGCGGCGCTCTTTGCTGCTTTGCGCAAGGTCGATACCCGCGCCCAGGCCGCCAATCTGCGCCGCATCGCCGTGGCCAAAATTCCGCAAACCGGGCTTGGCCTTGCGATCAATGACAGGCTGCGCCGGGCCGCCGCACCGCGCGATATGCCTGTTACGCCAAGGGCCAGCTAG
- the rpsU gene encoding 30S ribosomal protein S21, producing the protein MQVMVRDNNVEQALRALKKKLQREGVFREMKLKQHFEKPSIKKAREKAEAVRRARKLARKKLQREGML; encoded by the coding sequence ATGCAGGTAATGGTTCGTGATAACAATGTTGAACAGGCGTTGCGCGCTCTGAAGAAAAAACTTCAGCGTGAGGGCGTATTTCGTGAAATGAAGCTCAAGCAGCATTTTGAGAAACCGTCGATCAAGAAAGCCCGTGAAAAGGCCGAAGCCGTGCGCCGTGCCCGTAAACTTGCGCGCAAGAAATTGCAGCGCGAAGGGATGCTTTGA
- a CDS encoding acyl-CoA dehydrogenase family protein, whose translation MTYRAPITEIQFLLDHVLDGARVAASDAFAEADAETCAAILAEAAKLAETQLAPLNTVGDLHPARLENGIVRTSPGFPEGYKAIAEGGWIGMAADTEFGGMGMPMVLTSAVNELLASACLSLSLNPLMCQGQIEAITAHASDALRALYLPKLISGEWSGTMNLTEPQAGSDVGALSSKAEANDDGSFAITGQKIFISWGDHDCAGNIVHLVLARLPDAPGGTKGISLFIVPKFIPDASGKPGAANSLRVVSLEHKMGLHGSPTAVMSYEGATGWMVGAPGGGMAAMFTMMNNARLGVGIQGLSQAELALQKALAFAAERKQGRSPIKGGTGMILDHADVRRNLMVMKSQTQVARAICLDCAISLDLAHAQSDPAMIARAAFLTPIAKAFGTDTGAEVASLGIQVHGGMGYIEETGAAQIYRDARITAIYEGTNGIQAMDLVGRKLADGGAAARALLDEIAITAKASPELAAAHKALVAATDWMLGAEMNDRAAGAQPYLRAFALVLGGHYLLKGAAIDDSRKPLADFHLRQPMAAVAGLCAAACQGAAPLYADALGA comes from the coding sequence ATGACATACCGCGCCCCGATTACCGAAATCCAGTTCCTGCTTGACCATGTGCTTGATGGCGCGCGCGTTGCCGCCAGCGACGCCTTTGCCGAGGCCGATGCCGAAACCTGCGCCGCCATTCTGGCCGAGGCGGCCAAGCTGGCCGAAACCCAGCTTGCCCCGCTGAACACGGTGGGCGATTTGCACCCCGCCAGGCTGGAAAACGGCATCGTGCGCACCTCGCCCGGCTTTCCCGAAGGCTATAAAGCCATTGCCGAAGGTGGCTGGATCGGCATGGCCGCCGATACGGAATTTGGCGGCATGGGAATGCCGATGGTGCTGACAAGCGCGGTCAACGAGCTTTTGGCCAGCGCCTGCCTGTCGCTCTCGCTCAACCCGCTGATGTGCCAGGGCCAGATAGAGGCGATTACCGCACATGCCAGCGATGCGCTCAGGGCGCTGTATCTGCCAAAGCTGATTTCCGGAGAATGGTCCGGCACGATGAACCTGACCGAACCGCAAGCCGGCAGCGATGTTGGCGCATTGTCGAGCAAGGCCGAGGCGAATGACGATGGCAGCTTTGCGATAACCGGGCAGAAGATTTTCATTTCATGGGGCGACCATGATTGCGCCGGGAATATCGTGCATCTGGTGCTGGCCCGCCTGCCCGATGCACCCGGCGGCACCAAGGGGATATCGCTGTTCATCGTGCCGAAGTTCATTCCCGACGCCAGCGGCAAGCCCGGCGCGGCCAACAGCCTGCGCGTGGTGAGTTTGGAGCATAAGATGGGCCTGCATGGCAGCCCGACAGCGGTGATGAGCTATGAAGGCGCAACCGGCTGGATGGTCGGTGCGCCCGGCGGCGGCATGGCGGCAATGTTCACGATGATGAATAACGCGCGCCTTGGCGTGGGCATTCAGGGGCTTTCACAGGCGGAACTGGCGCTGCAAAAGGCGCTGGCCTTCGCCGCCGAGCGCAAGCAGGGCCGCAGCCCGATCAAGGGTGGCACGGGTATGATTCTGGACCATGCGGATGTGCGCCGCAACCTGATGGTCATGAAATCGCAAACGCAAGTGGCGCGCGCCATCTGCCTTGATTGCGCCATTTCGCTTGACCTTGCCCATGCGCAATCTGACCCGGCAATGATAGCCCGCGCCGCGTTTCTGACCCCGATCGCCAAAGCATTCGGCACCGATACCGGCGCCGAAGTCGCCAGCCTTGGCATTCAGGTGCATGGCGGCATGGGCTATATCGAGGAGACGGGGGCTGCACAAATTTACCGCGATGCGCGCATTACCGCAATTTACGAGGGCACCAACGGCATTCAGGCGATGGACCTTGTGGGCCGCAAACTGGCTGACGGGGGTGCCGCGGCACGCGCCTTGCTGGACGAGATTGCGATAACCGCAAAAGCCTCGCCCGAACTTGCCGCCGCGCATAAGGCGCTGGTCGCGGCAACCGACTGGATGCTTGGGGCCGAAATGAACGACCGCGCCGCCGGTGCGCAACCCTATTTGCGCGCCTTCGCGCTGGTTCTGGGCGGGCATTACCTGCTGAAGGGCGCGGCGATTGACGATAGCCGCAAACCTTTGGCCGATTTCCACCTGCGTCAGCCGATGGCGGCAGTGGCGGGCCTGTGTGCGGCAGCCTGCCAGGGCGCGGCACCGCTTTACGCCGACGCGCTTGGCGCATAA
- a CDS encoding protein-disulfide reductase DsbD domain-containing protein, with protein sequence MRKILTFVLALCGLSAPALADDLAYGHVRLLNGWQMPDGSQQAALLFELKDGWKTYWRAPGPNGIPPSFDWLGSRNLERVSISWPAPKMVGPEGAQALGYSGQVVIPIRFYRQQAGPVAVSLYLQFGVCSDICIPASLDLQGTLEPAQSEGRSAIEAALRAVPQIGEGGRLAAYGCAIRPASKGYDVATRLELRQPDSEALVVIEYDNPGSWVEAAAQSADGATINAQGRIRFVGGGGMIERDRLRVTVLTSSGAFEMRGCPAG encoded by the coding sequence ATGAGAAAGATTCTGACTTTTGTTCTGGCCCTGTGCGGCCTGTCCGCGCCCGCCCTTGCCGATGATCTGGCCTATGGCCATGTGCGCCTGCTCAATGGTTGGCAAATGCCCGATGGCAGCCAGCAGGCGGCCTTGCTGTTCGAGTTGAAGGACGGCTGGAAAACCTATTGGCGCGCGCCGGGGCCAAATGGCATCCCCCCCAGCTTTGACTGGCTTGGCTCGCGCAACCTCGAACGTGTTTCGATCAGCTGGCCCGCACCGAAAATGGTTGGCCCCGAAGGCGCGCAAGCCTTGGGCTATTCCGGGCAGGTGGTCATTCCCATCCGCTTTTACCGCCAGCAGGCCGGCCCGGTGGCGGTGTCGCTCTATCTTCAGTTCGGCGTCTGCTCCGATATCTGCATTCCTGCCAGCCTGGATTTGCAAGGCACGCTTGAGCCTGCCCAAAGCGAAGGCCGCAGCGCGATCGAAGCCGCCCTGCGCGCCGTGCCGCAGATTGGCGAGGGTGGTCGGCTTGCGGCCTATGGCTGTGCCATTCGCCCGGCCAGCAAGGGCTATGATGTTGCCACGCGGCTTGAACTGCGCCAGCCCGATAGCGAGGCTCTGGTGGTAATTGAATATGACAATCCGGGCAGTTGGGTTGAAGCCGCCGCGCAAAGCGCCGACGGGGCCACGATAAATGCCCAGGGCCGCATTCGGTTTGTAGGCGGCGGCGGCATGATCGAGCGCGACAGGCTGCGCGTGACCGTGCTGACCAGCAGCGGCGCGTTTGAAATGCGCGGCTGCCCGGCGGGCTAA
- a CDS encoding COQ9 family protein has product MMPAKPKSEADHIIETRKAVIAAALPHVVFDGWSAATLAEAVADSGVDAGLAALAFPRGAVDLALAFHFAGDAEMRAQMAQAEFGALRYRDRVARAIAIRLQIAAPHKEAVRRGMALFALPQHAADGARAVWHTADAIWDGLGDGSRDVNWYTKRMTLGAVYSACLLFWLGDEDGSETPAFIDRRIEDVMRFEKAKAAFRNSGMGKLWAAGPGKILGQVQAPSPQTDMPGYTGPTHANTET; this is encoded by the coding sequence ATGATGCCCGCCAAGCCCAAATCCGAGGCTGATCATATCATAGAAACGCGCAAAGCCGTAATTGCGGCCGCTTTGCCGCATGTGGTGTTTGATGGCTGGAGCGCTGCGACGCTTGCCGAAGCGGTGGCTGATTCGGGGGTGGATGCCGGGCTTGCGGCGCTGGCCTTTCCGCGCGGCGCGGTTGATCTGGCGCTGGCATTTCACTTTGCGGGCGATGCCGAGATGCGCGCGCAAATGGCGCAGGCCGAATTTGGCGCGCTGCGCTATCGCGACCGTGTGGCGCGCGCCATTGCCATTCGGCTTCAGATTGCCGCACCGCATAAAGAGGCCGTGCGCCGCGGCATGGCGCTGTTTGCCCTGCCCCAACATGCCGCCGACGGGGCGCGCGCCGTCTGGCACACCGCCGATGCCATTTGGGACGGGCTTGGCGATGGCAGCCGCGATGTGAACTGGTATACAAAACGCATGACGCTTGGCGCGGTCTATTCCGCCTGTCTGCTGTTCTGGCTGGGGGACGAGGATGGCAGCGAAACGCCTGCCTTCATCGACCGGCGGATCGAGGATGTGATGCGGTTTGAAAAGGCCAAGGCCGCGTTCCGCAACAGCGGCATGGGCAAGCTTTGGGCGGCTGGCCCGGGCAAGATTCTGGGGCAGGTGCAGGCGCCTTCCCCGCAGACCGACATGCCGGGCTATACCGGCCCGACACACGCGAATACGGAGACCTGA
- a CDS encoding DsbA family oxidoreductase — MPALKIVHFSDVLCVWAYVGQVSLFKLVEKFGDRIEVEEHFCSVFPDTDAKINKAWQDRGGFSGYANHVKMIAKGFDGAIIHDDVWSRVRPKSSASPHLFIKAIELLEHEATGGTFFSRPSIRAARELRTAFFAEGQDISDWMVQRAIGKKIGVDFEEVLKKIETGEAIAKLASDYELGQSLRVQGSPTYILNEGRQILYGNISYSILDANISELLAENGHEIGSNC; from the coding sequence ATGCCTGCATTAAAGATTGTGCACTTTTCCGACGTTCTGTGCGTATGGGCCTATGTTGGGCAGGTCAGCCTTTTCAAATTGGTCGAGAAATTTGGCGACAGGATTGAAGTGGAAGAGCATTTCTGTTCCGTTTTTCCCGATACAGATGCCAAGATCAACAAGGCGTGGCAAGACCGAGGCGGTTTCAGCGGATACGCCAACCATGTTAAAATGATCGCCAAGGGATTTGACGGCGCGATCATTCACGATGACGTCTGGTCCAGGGTGCGGCCAAAATCTTCCGCAAGCCCGCACTTGTTTATCAAGGCGATAGAGTTGCTTGAACACGAAGCGACCGGCGGCACATTCTTCAGCCGCCCGTCGATCAGGGCAGCCAGGGAACTGCGGACCGCGTTTTTCGCCGAGGGTCAAGACATCTCCGATTGGATGGTTCAAAGAGCGATTGGCAAGAAGATTGGCGTGGATTTTGAAGAGGTTCTCAAAAAGATCGAGACAGGCGAAGCAATTGCAAAACTGGCCTCTGACTATGAGCTTGGGCAATCCTTGCGCGTTCAGGGCAGCCCGACCTACATACTGAACGAAGGGCGTCAGATTCTGTATGGAAACATTAGCTACAGTATTCTGGACGCAAATATCTCCGAATTGCTCGCTGAAAACGGACATGAGATCGGGAGCAACTGTTAA
- a CDS encoding MBL fold metallo-hydrolase, which translates to MNIARPIRMPFETPPATGAVIEVAQGIFWARMPLPMKLDHVNIYALADDDGWTLVDSGMNSGKSQRIMADLLAGPLEHLPLKRVLVTHHHPDHVGLAGWLAQTYGAEVMMSRTAWLMARMLVLDVQESWPVETVEFYRRAGMDADILAARLAERPFNFADVVAPLALGFRRIEAGDVLHLANRKWDVHFGHGHAPDHVTLWSRTDDIVIAGDQILPGISPNLGVYPTEPEADSVGEWLESCTRLLPLARPDHLVLPGHKLPFTGLAARLEQLIDNHHGALARLRTHLREPATAASCFMALYGRSIEAGEYGLALVEAIGHLNHLHRLGEISREPGADGAYRWHIC; encoded by the coding sequence ATGAACATCGCTCGACCCATTCGAATGCCGTTTGAAACCCCGCCCGCAACCGGCGCGGTGATCGAGGTTGCACAGGGCATTTTCTGGGCGCGTATGCCCCTGCCCATGAAGCTTGACCATGTGAATATTTATGCGCTGGCCGATGATGATGGCTGGACGCTGGTGGATAGCGGCATGAACAGCGGCAAGAGTCAGCGCATCATGGCCGATCTGCTGGCCGGACCTTTGGAGCATTTGCCGCTGAAGCGCGTGCTGGTCACTCATCATCATCCTGACCATGTGGGCCTGGCGGGCTGGCTTGCGCAGACCTATGGCGCCGAGGTGATGATGAGCCGCACCGCATGGCTTATGGCGCGGATGCTTGTGCTGGATGTGCAGGAAAGCTGGCCTGTTGAGACCGTTGAGTTTTACCGCCGCGCCGGGATGGACGCCGACATTCTGGCCGCGCGGCTGGCCGAGCGCCCGTTCAACTTTGCCGATGTCGTTGCCCCGCTTGCGCTGGGGTTTCGGCGCATCGAAGCGGGCGATGTGCTGCATCTGGCGAACCGCAAATGGGATGTGCATTTCGGCCACGGCCATGCGCCCGACCATGTTACGCTTTGGTCGCGCACGGATGATATCGTGATAGCGGGGGATCAGATCCTGCCCGGTATCTCGCCCAATCTTGGCGTGTATCCGACCGAACCAGAGGCCGATTCGGTGGGTGAATGGCTGGAGAGCTGCACGCGGCTTTTGCCTTTGGCCCGCCCCGACCACTTGGTGCTGCCCGGCCATAAGCTGCCCTTTACCGGGCTCGCCGCGCGGCTTGAACAGCTTATCGACAACCACCACGGCGCATTGGCGCGTTTGCGCACACATCTGCGCGAGCCTGCCACCGCCGCCTCTTGCTTTATGGCGCTATACGGGCGCAGCATTGAGGCGGGCGAATACGGGCTGGCTCTGGTCGAGGCGATCGGCCATCTGAACCACCTGCACCGCCTAGGTGAGATCAGCCGCGAGCCTGGTGCCGACGGGGCCTATCGCTGGCACATATGTTAG
- a CDS encoding aa3-type cytochrome c oxidase subunit IV — MSAHEHGTMNTDEQEKTFSGFIKVGIWTIYICIGIAVFLAVFNA; from the coding sequence ATGAGCGCGCATGAACATGGCACCATGAATACGGACGAACAGGAAAAGACCTTTTCCGGTTTTATCAAGGTCGGAATCTGGACAATCTATATTTGCATCGGCATTGCCGTGTTCCTGGCGGTGTTCAATGCCTAG
- a CDS encoding YqgE/AlgH family protein, with amino-acid sequence MIKKHATLKQAEDIPFLDGRLLVALPGMGDPRFEHAVVFVCVHSPEGAMGLIINKPAAELKLSDLAEQLNLSDAENADRHLAQVHLGGPVEHGRGFVLHSPDYEGGAHTMNVSPEFGMTATLDILADIASGEGPAQALLMLGYAGWGPGQLEAELRDNAWLICDAAPKLVFGTADEDKWHATLASIGIDARMLSGAGGSA; translated from the coding sequence ATGATCAAAAAACACGCGACCCTCAAGCAGGCCGAAGATATTCCCTTTCTCGACGGGCGCCTGCTTGTCGCCCTGCCCGGCATGGGCGATCCGCGATTTGAACATGCTGTCGTGTTCGTCTGCGTGCATTCGCCCGAAGGGGCGATGGGGCTGATCATCAACAAACCGGCGGCTGAATTGAAGCTGTCTGACCTTGCCGAGCAATTGAACCTGAGCGATGCCGAAAACGCCGACCGCCATCTGGCGCAGGTGCATCTTGGTGGCCCGGTCGAGCATGGGCGCGGCTTTGTGCTGCATTCGCCCGATTATGAGGGCGGCGCGCATACGATGAATGTCAGCCCCGAATTCGGCATGACCGCCACGCTCGATATTCTGGCCGATATTGCCAGCGGCGAAGGCCCGGCGCAGGCATTACTGATGCTTGGCTATGCCGGCTGGGGGCCGGGGCAGCTTGAGGCGGAGTTGCGCGACAATGCCTGGCTGATTTGCGATGCGGCCCCCAAACTGGTGTTTGGCACGGCGGATGAAGATAAATGGCACGCAACCCTCGCCAGCATCGGCATAGATGCGCGGATGCTCAGCGGCGCGGGCGGCAGCGCCTAG
- a CDS encoding DUF6173 family protein has translation MEPEIATAAEALEADALPPRSRATMVDPAAAPTAEQEPLPKPLCDDKPGEKSPAQWAYERVILYIQNFEKQLDADHEIGMGFTGGNAGTMRIMGLGYFAPDIVTFYGVDGSGARVQMVQHYSQLNVMLRAVPKVEDEPQRIGFQLARDLGAQSAPESDQA, from the coding sequence ATGGAACCCGAAATTGCAACCGCCGCCGAGGCGCTGGAGGCCGACGCCCTGCCGCCGCGTTCGCGCGCCACAATGGTAGACCCCGCCGCCGCGCCCACAGCCGAGCAGGAACCGCTGCCAAAACCGCTATGTGACGACAAGCCCGGCGAAAAATCGCCCGCGCAATGGGCTTACGAGCGGGTGATCCTGTATATCCAGAATTTCGAGAAACAGCTCGATGCCGATCATGAAATCGGCATGGGGTTTACTGGCGGCAATGCCGGCACGATGCGCATTATGGGGCTAGGATATTTCGCGCCGGATATCGTTACCTTCTATGGGGTCGATGGCAGCGGCGCGCGCGTGCAGATGGTGCAGCATTACAGCCAGCTCAACGTGATGTTGCGCGCCGTGCCCAAGGTTGAAGACGAACCCCAGCGCATCGGCTTTCAGCTTGCCCGCGATCTGGGGGCGCAATCTGCACCCGAAAGTGACCAGGCATAA
- a CDS encoding metallophosphoesterase family protein: MHTKGQRIYAIGDIHGCRDAFAQMRAAIAADLAAHPHANPLAITLGDYVDRGADSAGVLDDLIAWHNDPLPVVSLRGNHDTYPEIYLNSPQTTGLPHLHWLDPRMGGNETLRSYGVEGASADAPIATHRAAAAAIPEHHLRFIAETCRLTHHVGDYLFVHAGIHPDAPLHDQDENDLIWIREPFLSHRGDFGATVVHGHTPVQDVEHHGNRIAVDTGAVFGRFLSCVIIEDASVNLLQPQRQAGRIALR; the protein is encoded by the coding sequence ATGCACACAAAAGGCCAGCGCATCTATGCCATCGGCGATATCCACGGTTGCCGCGACGCCTTCGCGCAAATGCGCGCGGCCATTGCTGCCGACCTAGCCGCGCATCCGCACGCCAACCCGCTGGCCATCACCCTTGGCGATTATGTCGACCGTGGGGCGGATTCTGCGGGTGTGCTTGATGATCTGATTGCCTGGCATAACGACCCGCTTCCGGTGGTCAGCCTGCGCGGCAACCATGATACCTATCCCGAAATCTACCTGAACAGCCCGCAAACCACCGGCCTGCCGCATCTGCATTGGCTCGACCCGCGCATGGGCGGCAATGAAACGCTGCGCTCTTATGGCGTTGAAGGGGCCAGCGCCGATGCGCCCATTGCCACACATCGCGCGGCCGCCGCGGCTATCCCCGAACACCATCTGCGCTTCATCGCCGAGACCTGCCGCCTCACCCACCATGTCGGCGACTATCTCTTCGTTCATGCCGGCATCCATCCCGACGCGCCGCTGCATGACCAGGACGAGAATGACCTGATCTGGATTCGCGAACCCTTCCTCAGCCATCGCGGTGACTTTGGCGCAACCGTCGTGCATGGCCATACGCCGGTGCAGGATGTCGAACATCACGGCAACCGCATCGCGGTCGATACCGGCGCGGTCTTCGGGCGCTTCCTGTCATGTGTGATCATCGAGGATGCCAGCGTGAACCTGCTGCAACCCCAACGCCAGGCGGGCCGCATCGCCCTGCGCTGA
- a CDS encoding DNA recombination protein RmuC: MNISDLNFEDPLILAAAIGLGFLVLLVLLLLMALRTGTRSARAIDPLARHVEGLSTSVRDLSFGQERLAGGVKSVSETQAAAQSSMLKVMEQRLADVQQAMHENLVNNAQRTNRTIAELQEKMNESLLGNTEKTTKSLTELQERLQTIDRAQTNIEKLSGDVLGLQDILSNKQTRGAFGEIQLNDIVSKALSPEGYSFQETLSNGKRADCLIHLPNPPGPIAIDSKFPLESYEALRAAAGDKAQTAEAARQFRNDVKAHIRAISEKYIIEGETADGALMFLPSEAVYAELHANFPDIVRDGFERRVWIVSPTTCMATLNTMRAVMKDAKMREHAHEIRRELGMLQGDLNRLDDRVAKLDGHFKMARRDVDDIKISASKANKRAHKLEKMEFDGDEVEAIAPPVPIAHSSEPTHPQVRLAAAMLREADPD, translated from the coding sequence ATGAATATTTCAGACCTGAACTTTGAAGACCCGCTGATTCTGGCCGCCGCCATTGGCCTTGGCTTTCTGGTGCTGTTGGTGCTGCTCTTGCTGATGGCGCTGCGCACTGGCACAAGATCGGCCCGCGCGATCGACCCGCTGGCGCGGCATGTCGAAGGGCTGTCGACCTCGGTGCGCGATCTGTCCTTCGGGCAGGAGCGGCTGGCGGGCGGGGTAAAATCGGTGTCCGAAACGCAGGCGGCGGCGCAAAGCTCCATGCTCAAGGTGATGGAGCAGCGCCTTGCCGATGTGCAACAGGCGATGCACGAGAATCTGGTGAACAACGCGCAGCGCACCAACCGCACCATTGCCGAATTGCAGGAAAAGATGAACGAAAGCCTGCTGGGCAATACCGAAAAAACCACCAAATCGCTGACCGAATTGCAGGAGCGGCTGCAAACGATCGACCGTGCGCAAACCAATATCGAAAAACTGTCGGGCGATGTTCTGGGGCTTCAGGACATCCTGTCGAACAAGCAAACACGCGGGGCGTTTGGCGAAATTCAGCTGAATGACATTGTGTCAAAGGCGCTGTCGCCGGAAGGTTACAGCTTTCAGGAAACGCTTTCCAACGGCAAACGTGCGGATTGCCTGATTCACCTGCCCAACCCGCCGGGGCCGATTGCGATAGACAGCAAATTCCCGCTGGAATCCTACGAGGCACTGCGCGCGGCGGCGGGCGACAAGGCGCAAACCGCCGAGGCCGCGCGCCAGTTCCGCAACGATGTGAAGGCACATATCCGCGCGATTTCGGAAAAATACATCATCGAGGGTGAAACCGCCGATGGCGCGCTGATGTTCCTGCCCTCCGAGGCGGTCTATGCCGAGCTTCACGCCAATTTCCCCGATATCGTGCGCGACGGGTTCGAGCGGCGTGTCTGGATCGTGTCGCCCACAACCTGCATGGCCACGCTCAACACCATGCGCGCGGTCATGAAAGATGCGAAAATGCGTGAACATGCGCATGAGATTCGCCGCGAATTGGGCATGTTGCAAGGCGATCTCAACCGGCTGGATGACCGCGTGGCCAAGCTTGACGGGCATTTCAAGATGGCCCGGCGCGATGTGGATGACATCAAGATTTCAGCCTCCAAGGCCAATAAACGCGCGCACAAGCTGGAGAAGATGGAGTTTGACGGCGACGAGGTCGAGGCCATCGCCCCGCCTGTTCCCATTGCCCATTCAAGCGAGCCGACGCATCCGCAGGTGCGGCTGGCCGCGGCCATGCTGCGCGAAGCCGACCCCGACTGA
- a CDS encoding HAD-IA family hydrolase: MTPPKAVIFDIGNVLIRWQPEAYYDRHFGVARRKALFGAVDLHAMNEDIDAGAPFLATVQAWAARHPDWAAEIMLWHDDWAGLAAPLIEGSWNILHRLRAAGVPVFALSNIGDDTTTLAESGPYPQLAAFDRRYISGRMGVTKPDPRIYEMVQADCGLAGPDLYFIDDRAENIATAAALGWRIHLFTAPDRLAADLRVQGLPL; this comes from the coding sequence ATGACCCCACCCAAGGCGGTAATTTTCGACATTGGCAATGTGCTGATCCGCTGGCAGCCCGAGGCGTATTACGACCGGCACTTTGGCGTGGCGCGGCGCAAGGCGCTGTTTGGCGCGGTCGATCTGCACGCGATGAACGAGGACATCGATGCCGGTGCTCCGTTTCTGGCCACTGTGCAGGCGTGGGCGGCGCGCCACCCCGACTGGGCGGCCGAAATTATGCTGTGGCATGATGATTGGGCCGGGCTTGCAGCGCCGCTGATTGAAGGCAGTTGGAATATTTTGCACCGGCTGCGCGCCGCGGGCGTGCCGGTTTTTGCGCTCAGCAATATCGGTGATGACACCACCACACTGGCCGAATCCGGCCCCTATCCGCAGCTTGCCGCATTCGACCGGCGCTATATTTCCGGCCGCATGGGCGTAACCAAGCCCGACCCGCGCATATATGAAATGGTGCAGGCCGATTGCGGCCTGGCCGGGCCGGATTTGTATTTCATCGATGATCGAGCCGAAAATATTGCCACGGCGGCCGCGCTTGGCTGGCGGATACATCTGTTCACAGCCCCGGACAGGCTGGCAGCCGATCTGCGCGTGCAGGGCCTGCCGCTTTAG